Proteins from a single region of Sesamum indicum cultivar Zhongzhi No. 13 linkage group LG5, S_indicum_v1.0, whole genome shotgun sequence:
- the LOC105162279 gene encoding transmembrane 9 superfamily member 11 codes for MDSFHKLKIWALLVFLAIFQLGHGFYLPGSYPHKYAVGDYLNVKVNSLTSIDTEMPFSYYSLPFCQPKEGIKDSAENLGELLMGDRIENSPYRFKMYTNETEVFLCQTKPLSGEEFKLLKKRIDEMYQVNVILDNLPAIRYTKKDGFMMRWTGYPVGVKVQNGYYIFNHLKFTVLVHKYEETNVARVMGTGDAAEVIPTVGSAGSDAPGYMVVGFEVVPCSFQHNADSVKKLNMYDKYPARINCDPGTVAMAIKENEPLTFSYEVSFVERDIKWPSRWDAYLKMEGAKVHWFSILNSLMVITFLAGIVLVIFLRTVRRDLTRYEELDKEAQAQMNEELSGWKLVVGDVFRAPTNPALLCVMVGDGVQILGMALVTILFAALGFMSPASRGTLVTGMLFFYMILGIAAGYVAVRLWRTIFCGNHKGWVGVSWKVACFFPGIAFVILTTLNFLLWGSHSTGAIPFSLFVVLILLWFCISVPLTLVGGYFGAKAPHIEYPVRTNQIPREIPPQKYPSWLLVLGAGTLPFGTLFIELFFIMSSLWMGRVYYVFGFLLIVLLLLVVVCAEVSLVLTYMHLCVEDWRWWWKSFFASGSVAIYIFLYSVNYLIFDLKSLSGPVSATLYLGYSLFMVLAIMLATGTVGFLSSFWFVHYLFSSVKLD; via the coding sequence ATGGATTCTTTTCACAAATTGAAGATCTGGGCCTTGCTTGTTTTCTTGGCGATTTTTCAACTTGGGCATGGGTTTTATCTCCCTGGTAGTTACCCTCACAAATATGCAGTGGGTGATTACTTGAATGTGAAGGTGAATTCTCTGACCTCAATCGACACTGAGATGCCCTTTAGCTATTATAGTCTGCCGTTCTGTCAGCCAAAAGAGGGTATTAAGGACAGTGCCGAAAATCTGGGTGAGCTCCTTATGGGTGATAGGATTGAGAATTCCCCCTATAGGTTCAAGATGTACACGAACGAGACTGAGGTTTTTCTGTGCCAAACTAAGCCTTTGTCAGGTGAGGAGTTTAAGCTTTTGAAGAAGAGGATTGATGAGATGTATCAGGTGAATGTGATACTGGATAACTTGCCTGCGATCCGGTATACTAAGAAAGATGGGTTTATGATGAGGTGGACGGGTTACCCTGTCGGTGTTAAGGTGCAGAAtggttattatatatttaatcactTGAAGTTTACAGTTCTTGTTCATAAGTACGAGGAGACGAACGTGGCTCGTGTCATGGGTACCGGGGATGCTGCTGAAGTAATTCCTACTGTTGGAAGTGCAGGGTCAGATGCACCTGGATACATGGTTGTGGGGTTTGAGGTAGTGCCTTGTAGCTTCCAGCACAATGCGGACTCtgtaaagaaattgaatatgTACGATAAGTACCCGGCTCGGATTAACTGTGATCCAGGCACAGTGGCGATGGCTATTAAGGAGAATGAGCCATTGACTTTCTCATATGAGGTCTCCTTTGTGGAGAGGGACATCAAATGGCCATCGAGGTGGGATGCATATTTGAAGATGGAGGGAGCAAAAGTACACtggttttcaattttgaattctCTTATGGTGATCACTTTCTTGGCTGGAATAGTGCTTGTGATCTTTTTGAGGACTGTCAGGCGGGATCTTACTCGGTATGAGGAGCTTGACAAGGAAGCTCAAGCCCAGATGAACGAGGAGTTGTCGGGATGGAAACTCGTTGTGGGTGATGTTTTCCGTGCTCCTACTAATCCAGCACTCTTGTGCGTAATGGTTGGAGATGGAGTTCAGATTCTCGGGATGGCTCTTGTGACAATTCTATTTGCTGCCCTTGGATTTATGTCACCAGCATCCCGTGGAACTCTGGTAACAGGTATGCTGTTTTTCTACATGATTCTTGGAATTGCAGCTGGATATGTTGCTGTTCGGTTGTGGAGGACTATCTTCTGTGGGAATCACAAGGGATGGGTTGGAGTCTCATGGAAAGTGGCTTGCTTCTTCCCTGGTATAGCCTTTGTAATTCTCACCACTTTGAATTTCTTATTGTGGGGTAGTCACAGCACGGGAGCTATTCCCTTTTCATTGTTTGTCGTTCTCATTTTGCTGTGGTTCTGCATCTCCGTTCCCCTCACCCTTGTTGGTGGTTACTTTGGTGCAAAGGCACCTCATATCGAATATCCTGTTCGAACTAATCAAATTCCACGAGAAATTCCACCTCAAAAGTACCCGTCTTGGCTTCTGGTTCTTGGGGCCGGTACCCTTCCCTTTGGGACTCTCTTTATTGAGCTCTTCTTTATCATGTCCAGTCTCTGGATGGGTCGTGTATACTACGTCTTTGGGTTCCTCTTAATCGTTCTGCTGCTTTTGGTGGTCGTTTGTGCTGAGGTATCCCTTGTTCTCACTTACATGCACCTCTGCGTGGAGGACTGGAGATGGTGGTGGAAATCTTTCTTTGCTTCTGGTTCTGTTGCCATATACATCTTCCTGTACTCCGTCAATTATCTAATATTCGATCTCAAGAGTTTGAGCGGCCCTGTCTCTGCAACCCTCTACCTTGGTTACTCCCTCTTCATGGTTCTAGCAATTATGCTCGCCACTGGTACGGTTGGGTTCCTTTCATCATTCTGGTTCGTGCATTACCTGTTTTCATCCGTGAAGCTAGACTAA